The nucleotide window AAACAATACCATTTCTTTCGCCGATACCAAGGACACAAGTATCAATTAATCGAGCACCGGCTTCAAGTGCAGAGTACGCATTACCAATAGCGCAGCCGGTGTCATCGTGGAAGTGACATTCAATGTCACAAGAGacaacatttttcaaagatctGACTAGGTCATAGACTTGTCTTGGATTTGCACACCCAACAGTGTCAGCAATACCAACTCTATCCACACCAATATGATCAACTGTTTTGTAAATATTTAGTAGATCTACAATATCCGATCTAAAGGAGTCTTCGGAGGAGAATCTAATCTCCAGGCCCTTGGATTTAACAAATTCAATCACCTCGATGGCACTCTTAGCGATATAATTCATGTCCTTTCCATGTGAGTATTGTCTTAAGAATTTTGAGGTCCCAATAACAACATCTACACCATCAACACCGGTCTCGACGGCAACTCTGGCATCGTCCATGTGACAACGAATATGAGTCAAAATTTTTGCCTTTAATCCCAATTTACAAATGGCTTCACAATCCTTTCTTGATTGCTCGGATGCAACGGGAGACGTCAACTCAATGTAATCAACTCCAAAGTCATCCAATGCTTTTGCGATctcaattttcttttcagtaTCGAAAAAGGCATTAGCGAATTGTTCACCTTCTCTTAGGGTAGattcaataatttgaaaatttctcaCATTTGAGACTAAATCAGCAACATTTGGAGCATATGGATTAGATGAGACTGACATCCTACAACCTGCTTCGCCTCTCTGCTATACTGAAACCTAACGACCCGCATCTTTTACTTGTCCTCGCATTATTATATAGTTAGCATGATGGCCAGTAGTGCGCGATAGCGTTCTTGTGCGGGTAACGCCTTTGATTGATAAGTGAGCAATCCGGATGTGCTCCACTCTGCAATATCGAACCTGCTTGGGTCCTCTTTGGCGGCTATTTCAGTACTCTAAAACAGGAAGAGCAAGCTGAAAGCGGAGCTACTAGTCATAGATAAGATATCGAGGGTGAAGCTACAAACTTTGTTATACACCAGAGCTAAAAGTAACACGCCATTAACGACTCAAACCATACAGAAACCGATGCAGTGACTTTGCTCATATCGTACATCTGCCATCCTTTCAAATGATTGCGTAAAGAAACCATCTTTCACAATCGGTCTCACAAGCAGGCGTGCGGCTCTCGCTTCTGTTTCTCGAAGTATTCAAATGCGTAGATCAGAGAGGTCCGTAGTAAAACTTTTATGAAGGAAGACTCGCGGGGGAGAAGGCACTGGTTAATGTTAACTACGGGGTCACGAGAACATAActaaaagaataaaattgTTCTCAGACTGGGCCCTTGCGTCTAAGTTACATCAAAAGCCAGACATTTGCACAATATAAGATCACTCTAGGGCCCGTAATGGCACTAGTCAAGCAAATAACGCCAACAACCAG belongs to Zygotorulaspora mrakii chromosome 1, complete sequence and includes:
- a CDS encoding homocitrate synthase, translating into MSVSSNPYAPNVADLVSNVRNFQIIESTLREGEQFANAFFDTEKKIEIAKALDDFGVDYIELTSPVASEQSRKDCEAICKLGLKAKILTHIRCHMDDARVAVETGVDGVDVVIGTSKFLRQYSHGKDMNYIAKSAIEVIEFVKSKGLEIRFSSEDSFRSDIVDLLNIYKTVDHIGVDRVGIADTVGCANPRQVYDLVRSLKNVVSCDIECHFHDDTGCAIGNAYSALEAGARLIDTCVLGIGERNGIVSLGGFMARMIVSAPEYVKSKYNLKKLRDLETLVAEAVEVNLPFNNPITGFCAFTHKAGIHAKAILANPSTYEILNPEDFGISRYIHFANRLTGWNAIKSRVEQLQLKLTDDEIKEVTGKIKQMGDIRPLGLDDVDSIIKDFHAEL